The proteins below come from a single Microbulbifer sp. Q7 genomic window:
- the folE gene encoding GTP cyclohydrolase I FolE encodes MKEHYAHIIEAIGEDLDRPGLKDTPQRAAKAMQYLTRGYQQTVEDIVNDALFPSDCSEMVLVKDIELYSLCEHHMLPFIGKAHVAYIPDGKVLGLSKVARIVDMFARRLQIQEQLTVEVAQTVQQVTGAAGVGVIVEAKHMCMMMRGVEKQNSVMKTSAMLGSFRNQQATRNEFLSLIR; translated from the coding sequence ATGAAAGAACATTACGCACACATCATTGAAGCCATTGGCGAAGACCTGGATCGCCCGGGGCTGAAAGACACCCCCCAGCGCGCTGCCAAGGCGATGCAATATCTTACCCGCGGCTATCAGCAGACCGTAGAAGATATCGTGAACGACGCGCTCTTCCCGTCGGATTGCAGTGAAATGGTGCTGGTAAAAGATATCGAGCTCTACTCCCTGTGCGAGCATCATATGCTGCCGTTTATCGGCAAGGCCCATGTGGCCTATATTCCCGACGGTAAAGTGCTGGGGCTATCCAAAGTGGCGCGCATTGTAGACATGTTTGCCCGCCGTTTGCAGATTCAGGAGCAATTGACCGTGGAGGTTGCCCAAACCGTCCAGCAGGTCACCGGCGCTGCCGGCGTCGGTGTAATTGTTGAAGCAAAACACATGTGCATGATGATGCGCGGTGTGGAAAAGCAGAACTCCGTCATGAAAACCTCCGCCATGCTGGGCTCCTTCCGCAATCAGCAGGCCACCCGCAACGAGTTCCTTTCCCTGATACGCTAA
- a CDS encoding 5-carboxymethyl-2-hydroxymuconate Delta-isomerase, whose amino-acid sequence MPHLVIEYSQKLEESLSISALVSNGQQAMSDTGLFSPSAIKTRALPYRDFVLGKNHDGSSNLFIHAEVRILEGRTAQQKEDLSAAIFNYLCEAAPEVPEISVEVRDMEKACYAKRIPF is encoded by the coding sequence ATGCCCCATCTGGTTATCGAGTACTCGCAAAAGCTGGAAGAAAGCCTTTCCATTTCTGCACTGGTCAGCAACGGCCAGCAGGCGATGAGCGATACCGGGCTCTTCTCCCCCAGCGCGATCAAGACCCGCGCCCTGCCCTACCGGGACTTTGTACTCGGCAAGAATCATGATGGGTCGAGCAACCTGTTTATCCACGCGGAGGTGCGCATCCTGGAAGGCCGCACCGCACAGCAGAAAGAAGACCTGAGCGCGGCCATTTTCAATTACCTGTGCGAGGCCGCCCCGGAAGTGCCGGAAATTTCCGTGGAAGTGCGGGATATGGAAAAGGCCTGCTACGCCAAACGAATTCCGTTCTAG
- a CDS encoding alpha/beta fold hydrolase, whose protein sequence is MSRSPHDAFREITLDIQGNLIAARQWGNPEGVPVLALHGWLDNCASFDAMAPFLAELNLVAVDLAGHGQSYHRHRDANYTVWTEIEDVLGMADALGWASFSMLAHSRGAVIATIAAATFPERVRRLALIDGLVPPPTTDAEAPETLRKGIEQRARYRARNSKVFESLEVAVAARKNGLFKLSDDAARRLVERGVCRSGDGYRWSNDSQLLASSLAKLNEAQVLAFLDRATMPIRLALGEDGIQGMIERIRPLAEQHPNIVLREFPGGHHLHMEESAGAIAAWFLPFLKGENPPL, encoded by the coding sequence ATGAGCCGATCTCCCCACGACGCCTTTCGTGAAATTACCCTCGATATCCAGGGCAACCTTATTGCTGCACGCCAGTGGGGCAATCCTGAGGGTGTGCCGGTATTGGCCCTGCATGGCTGGCTGGACAATTGCGCCAGCTTCGACGCCATGGCGCCGTTTCTTGCGGAGCTAAACCTGGTGGCAGTGGACCTTGCCGGCCACGGACAGAGCTATCACCGTCACCGGGACGCCAATTACACGGTGTGGACGGAAATTGAAGATGTGCTTGGTATGGCGGATGCGCTGGGCTGGGCGTCTTTTTCCATGCTTGCGCATTCGCGCGGCGCTGTTATTGCCACCATTGCCGCCGCTACCTTTCCGGAGCGGGTGCGCCGCCTGGCGCTAATCGACGGGCTGGTGCCACCGCCGACCACCGATGCGGAAGCACCGGAAACCCTGCGCAAGGGCATCGAGCAACGCGCGCGCTATCGGGCGCGCAATTCGAAGGTCTTTGAATCTCTGGAGGTGGCGGTTGCCGCGCGCAAGAACGGCCTGTTCAAGCTGAGTGATGATGCCGCGCGCCGGCTGGTGGAGCGCGGCGTATGCCGCAGTGGCGATGGGTATCGCTGGAGCAATGATTCCCAGCTGTTGGCCAGTTCACTGGCGAAATTGAACGAGGCGCAGGTGTTGGCCTTTCTCGATCGCGCCACCATGCCGATTCGCCTGGCGCTGGGTGAGGACGGGATTCAGGGAATGATCGAGCGTATTCGCCCCCTGGCCGAGCAGCACCCCAATATTGTGTTGCGGGAATTTCCCGGCGGCCACCATCTGCACATGGAAGAAAGCGCCGGCGCCATTGCCGCGTGGTTTCTGCCCTTCCTGAAAGGCGAAAACCCGCCGCTCTAG
- the sixA gene encoding phosphohistidine phosphatase SixA, translating into MLLFVMRHGHAEPLGKSDETRALTEDGRAEVAGVCKERASELAQVKTLWASPFVRTRQTAKIVADTFGLTVEIQELLTGDTPVDQLLDAIAQADPSVFPLMLVSHQPLVGRLVNGLCGSGDEHPMGTASLACVRSDVWATGCAELEWLQHRP; encoded by the coding sequence GTGCTGTTGTTTGTGATGCGTCATGGCCATGCTGAGCCCCTTGGCAAGAGCGATGAAACGCGGGCGCTGACCGAGGACGGTCGCGCAGAAGTGGCGGGGGTCTGTAAAGAGCGCGCTTCCGAGTTGGCACAGGTGAAAACCCTCTGGGCCAGCCCCTTTGTGCGCACCCGTCAGACCGCCAAAATTGTGGCCGACACCTTTGGCCTCACGGTAGAGATCCAGGAGTTACTGACCGGTGACACACCGGTAGACCAGCTACTGGATGCCATAGCGCAGGCGGACCCGTCTGTTTTCCCGCTGATGCTGGTCAGCCACCAGCCGCTGGTAGGGCGGCTGGTCAATGGCCTGTGCGGTAGTGGTGATGAGCACCCGATGGGCACTGCCAGCCTGGCGTGCGTGCGGTCCGATGTCTGGGCCACGGGCTGCGCAGAGCTGGAATGGCTGCAACACCGTCCCTGA
- a CDS encoding DUF4389 domain-containing protein, with amino-acid sequence MSNEELKQNLTSSNQWLRLIYMVLFAVLLEIAGFVMLAVVIAQFLFAIFSGSANDNLRRLGDQIASYIYQTLQFLIYNSEEKPFPFSEWPESEEEDLSSYESAEEIDGEVISDEAPTAVAEPEVEDAATGKSTEAKTKKPRKRASTAAKKQADTPEDETVIELGADAQSAEAVESTERAENTERGESAESDAKPSGEKK; translated from the coding sequence ATGAGCAACGAAGAACTGAAACAGAACCTGACCTCCTCAAACCAGTGGCTGCGCCTGATTTACATGGTGCTGTTTGCCGTGCTTCTGGAAATTGCTGGTTTCGTCATGCTAGCGGTGGTTATCGCCCAATTCCTGTTCGCTATCTTTAGCGGCAGCGCCAATGATAATTTGCGTCGCCTCGGCGATCAGATTGCTTCCTACATTTACCAGACCCTGCAATTCCTGATCTACAACTCGGAAGAAAAGCCTTTCCCATTTTCCGAGTGGCCCGAATCGGAAGAGGAAGATCTATCCTCTTATGAGAGCGCGGAAGAAATTGATGGTGAAGTGATCAGCGATGAAGCGCCTACAGCCGTTGCCGAGCCGGAAGTAGAAGATGCAGCAACCGGCAAGTCGACGGAAGCGAAGACCAAAAAGCCGCGCAAGCGCGCGTCGACCGCCGCCAAGAAGCAGGCTGATACACCGGAAGACGAGACGGTGATCGAGCTGGGCGCCGATGCGCAAAGTGCTGAGGCTGTCGAGAGCACCGAGCGTGCAGAAAATACCGAGCGTGGCGAAAGCGCCGAAAGTGATGCGAAACCTTCTGGCGAGAAGAAGTGA
- a CDS encoding DUF4389 domain-containing protein: protein MNNEQLKHNLTSTDHWLRLLFMVLFVVLLEVTGVVMLALIVLQFLFAIVSGGPNENLRQLGNQIASYIYQILQFLIYNSEEKPFPFAEWPES, encoded by the coding sequence ATGAATAACGAACAGCTCAAGCACAATCTCACCTCCACCGATCACTGGCTGCGGCTGCTGTTTATGGTGTTGTTTGTGGTTCTGCTGGAAGTTACCGGCGTGGTGATGCTGGCGCTCATCGTGCTGCAGTTTCTTTTTGCCATCGTCTCTGGTGGCCCGAACGAGAACCTTCGCCAGCTCGGTAACCAGATTGCTTCCTATATCTATCAGATTCTGCAATTTTTGATTTATAACAGCGAAGAAAAGCCATTCCCGTTCGCGGAGTGGCCAGAATCCTGA
- a CDS encoding NAD(P)H-dependent glycerol-3-phosphate dehydrogenase encodes MTPQDVPSSAPEPRYAIAILGGGSFGTAIANIVAGNGHDTRQWMRDPERAAACMAQRENQHYLPGVALHPALNITADLEQAVSGCQIVFVAIPSKSFREVVHRAAPMLAPDTMLISLTKGIEHDQFHLMSDILREETEGMRVGVLSGPNFAKEIVAAHYTATVIASEDESLCSTIQKVLHSETFRVYSSNDVFGVELAGALKNIYAIVTGMAVALGRGQNTTSLLITRALAEMMRFAEAMGADPMTFIGLAGVGDLILTCSSDLSRNYRVGYLVGKGKKLDEAVSEIGQVAEGVNTVRLIKAKADELGVYMPLVSAIHAILFEGTPIPTVIRELMSGAQTFDVAYSAKPSTDQDVP; translated from the coding sequence ATGACTCCACAAGACGTACCTTCGAGCGCCCCGGAACCCCGATACGCCATCGCTATTCTCGGTGGCGGCAGCTTTGGCACGGCCATCGCCAATATTGTCGCCGGCAACGGCCACGATACCCGCCAGTGGATGCGCGACCCGGAGCGCGCCGCAGCCTGCATGGCCCAGCGCGAAAACCAGCATTACCTGCCGGGGGTGGCTTTGCATCCGGCGTTGAACATTACCGCGGATCTGGAGCAGGCGGTGAGTGGCTGCCAGATTGTGTTTGTGGCCATTCCCAGTAAATCATTTCGTGAGGTGGTACACCGCGCGGCGCCAATGCTGGCACCAGATACCATGCTGATTTCGCTGACCAAAGGGATCGAGCACGACCAGTTCCACCTGATGAGCGATATCTTGCGGGAAGAAACCGAGGGTATGCGTGTGGGGGTGCTGAGCGGCCCCAACTTTGCCAAGGAAATTGTGGCAGCCCACTACACCGCGACAGTGATTGCCAGTGAAGACGAGTCCCTGTGCAGCACGATCCAGAAGGTGCTGCACTCGGAAACATTCCGCGTTTACTCCAGCAACGACGTATTTGGCGTTGAACTGGCGGGGGCGCTGAAAAATATCTATGCAATCGTGACCGGCATGGCGGTGGCACTGGGCCGGGGGCAAAACACCACCAGTTTGCTGATTACCCGTGCGCTGGCGGAAATGATGCGTTTTGCCGAGGCCATGGGGGCAGACCCGATGACGTTTATCGGGCTTGCCGGTGTCGGTGACCTGATCCTTACCTGCTCGTCCGATCTCAGCCGCAACTACCGGGTTGGCTACCTGGTGGGCAAGGGCAAAAAGCTCGACGAGGCGGTGTCGGAAATCGGGCAGGTCGCGGAAGGGGTGAATACCGTTCGTCTGATAAAGGCAAAAGCCGATGAATTGGGCGTCTACATGCCCTTGGTTTCTGCAATTCACGCCATATTATTTGAAGGTACCCCGATACCCACGGTGATCCGCGAGCTGATGTCTGGCGCGCAGACCTTTGACGTGGCCTATTCGGCCAAGCCCTCAACAGATCAGGACGTGCCATGA